From Haloarcula hispanica ATCC 33960, the proteins below share one genomic window:
- a CDS encoding cation:proton antiporter regulatory subunit has protein sequence MDVTESDLPGVGKKHEVDIGGGQQLVVVTHNTGTRELYLRESEDADSVKLLELSDRMARIVGTILEGAYFQPVESNHVETMLSEGTLLEWYAVEDDSPLVGETLAGADVGQRTGVTVVAIQRDDDVIAAPASTAEIEAGDTIVVIGERDNCERFEQLLGGEL, from the coding sequence ATGGACGTGACCGAGAGTGACCTGCCCGGCGTGGGAAAGAAACACGAGGTGGACATCGGCGGTGGCCAACAACTGGTCGTCGTGACCCACAACACGGGCACTCGCGAACTGTATCTGAGAGAGAGCGAGGACGCCGACTCTGTGAAGTTGCTCGAACTCTCTGACCGGATGGCTCGGATAGTCGGCACGATACTCGAAGGCGCGTACTTCCAGCCGGTCGAATCCAATCATGTCGAGACGATGCTGTCGGAGGGCACGCTGCTCGAGTGGTACGCAGTCGAGGACGACTCACCGCTGGTCGGTGAGACGCTGGCCGGCGCTGATGTCGGTCAGCGGACTGGCGTCACTGTCGTCGCGATACAGCGCGACGACGACGTCATCGCCGCCCCCGCGTCCACCGCCGAAATCGAGGCCGGCGACACAATCGTCGTCATCGGCGAACGCGACAACTGTGAGCGGTTCGAGCAGCTCCTTGGCGGAGAGCTGTAG
- a CDS encoding zinc-binding dehydrogenase, translating to MQAVQFDSHGDRDVLEYGEFPDPEPGRDEVVIDVKAAALNHLDIWTRRGLPGIDLDMPHIPGSDAAGVVDEVGDGVSRFEPGDRVAVLAGKSGGGDEFTRKGDPTLAPDFHIIGEHVRGVHSEYAAVPAENLTPVPEGVDWETAAASPLVFQTAWRMLRDRGDLKAGESVLVLGASGGVGHAAVQIADHAGAEVFATASSQEKLDYAEELGADHTINYEEADFASEIRDLTDGRGVDMVVDHIGAQTWQDSLKSLVKGGRVVTCGATTGGNPETDINRIFWNQLQVIGSTMATPGQADEVLDLVWQGEMEPRVRETLPMSEIARAHEIIEDREGFGKVVVVPDSEL from the coding sequence ATGCAAGCCGTTCAGTTCGACAGTCACGGCGATCGTGATGTGCTCGAGTATGGCGAGTTTCCCGACCCCGAACCGGGCCGCGACGAGGTCGTCATCGACGTGAAGGCGGCCGCACTGAACCACCTCGACATCTGGACCCGTCGCGGGCTCCCCGGCATCGACCTCGATATGCCACACATCCCGGGGAGTGACGCCGCCGGGGTCGTCGACGAGGTGGGCGACGGCGTTTCGCGGTTCGAGCCGGGCGACCGCGTCGCCGTCCTCGCCGGCAAGAGCGGCGGTGGCGACGAGTTCACGCGGAAGGGCGACCCGACGCTCGCGCCTGATTTCCACATCATCGGCGAGCACGTCCGGGGTGTCCACAGCGAGTACGCCGCCGTGCCAGCGGAGAATCTCACGCCAGTCCCGGAGGGCGTCGACTGGGAGACGGCCGCCGCGTCGCCACTGGTGTTCCAGACCGCCTGGCGGATGCTCCGTGACCGCGGCGACCTGAAGGCCGGCGAGTCCGTTCTCGTTCTCGGTGCCTCCGGCGGTGTCGGCCACGCGGCCGTCCAGATAGCCGACCACGCCGGCGCTGAGGTGTTCGCCACTGCCAGCAGCCAGGAAAAGCTCGACTACGCCGAAGAACTGGGCGCGGACCACACCATCAACTACGAGGAGGCGGACTTCGCGAGCGAGATTCGGGACCTGACCGACGGCCGCGGCGTCGACATGGTTGTCGATCACATCGGCGCACAGACATGGCAGGACTCGCTCAAAAGCCTCGTCAAGGGCGGCCGGGTCGTCACCTGCGGCGCGACCACCGGCGGCAACCCGGAGACGGACATCAACCGCATCTTCTGGAACCAGTTGCAGGTCATCGGCTCGACGATGGCCACCCCGGGGCAGGCCGACGAAGTGCTTGATCTGGTCTGGCAAGGAGAGATGGAGCCGCGAGTCCGCGAGACGCTGCCGATGAGCGAGATCGCTCGGGCACACGAGATAATCGAGGACCGCGAAGGCTTCGGGAAGGTCGTCGTCGTTCCCGACAGCGAACTGTAG
- a CDS encoding CbiX/SirB N-terminal domain-containing protein, which translates to MPHDTLLLIGRDTSRATPYETHARRLRERGVATDVRVLTYDHEPRRELRDELVAIDADRVFALPMTVAHDHTTVTDVPAALEEVDAETHYCEPVGRSPLLTEALRDRAAAAVPEAADSSVALVAFGSSGKPYQRQVTEYHAERLRERSAFGEVEPCYLLQNPAVECVRYNLTHDHAVAVPLFLAPTDATETQIPAKLDLDRGGLAYTDTLGDHPLVTEAVATAVETARTMADTRTPQTFEATLAATNRPMATDGEGD; encoded by the coding sequence ATGCCACACGACACACTCCTGCTCATCGGTCGGGACACGTCACGCGCTACGCCCTACGAGACACACGCTCGCCGTCTGCGCGAGCGCGGGGTAGCCACCGACGTGAGGGTGCTGACCTACGACCACGAACCCCGTCGGGAGTTACGCGACGAACTGGTAGCCATCGATGCGGACCGGGTGTTTGCGCTCCCGATGACCGTCGCTCACGACCACACGACAGTCACGGACGTTCCGGCGGCGCTCGAGGAGGTCGACGCCGAGACGCATTACTGCGAACCGGTTGGGCGAAGCCCACTGCTGACCGAAGCGCTCCGTGATCGTGCCGCCGCTGCGGTACCGGAAGCTGCCGATTCGTCCGTCGCACTCGTTGCCTTCGGCTCCAGCGGCAAGCCGTATCAGCGGCAGGTGACGGAGTACCACGCCGAGCGCCTGCGCGAGCGGTCGGCCTTCGGCGAGGTCGAACCGTGCTATCTGCTGCAAAACCCCGCCGTCGAATGTGTCAGGTACAACCTCACCCACGACCACGCCGTCGCCGTGCCGCTCTTTCTCGCGCCGACCGACGCAACTGAGACGCAGATTCCCGCCAAGCTCGACCTCGACAGAGGCGGGCTCGCCTACACTGACACGCTGGGCGACCATCCGCTCGTCACCGAGGCCGTCGCAACCGCCGTCGAGACGGCACGGACGATGGCCGACACGCGCACGCCACAGACGTTCGAGGCGACGCTGGCCGCCACAAACCGGCCGATGGCGACCGACGGCGAGGGCGATTAG
- a CDS encoding cation:proton antiporter translates to MADLLGIGVLFAAVAVATLVAVWLNKSVIPFYIVFGMVLSPSVAGQFSVAGYGLPVVESSEFIELGAELGIVFLLFFLGLEFNLDRLLDRWERITRAGTIDLAINFGAGLLLGFALFRDPLAAFLVAGIVYISSSAIITKSLIDLGWIANDEADPLLGTLVFEDLVIAVYLTIAAALVAGGSDVGAAVTSVGVALSFIVALLLLARYGTPWFERALQTNSNEFTVIRAVGITVLVSGIALAIGVSEAVAAFFVGMAFASTTHTHKLENLLEPVRDTFAAVFFFWIGVETDPRLFASVAGLVAAAVVVTTPTKILSGYLGGRAYDLDPRRSIRVGLGMVTRGEFSLIIAAVALTGAGTSLSSELANAVYSFTVAYVLVMSILGTMLMQYSAPFEDFATARFGAE, encoded by the coding sequence GTGGCTGACCTGCTCGGTATCGGTGTGTTGTTCGCCGCCGTCGCGGTCGCTACCCTCGTCGCCGTGTGGCTGAACAAGTCGGTGATTCCGTTCTACATCGTCTTCGGGATGGTGCTGTCGCCGTCGGTTGCGGGGCAATTCTCCGTCGCCGGCTACGGCCTCCCCGTCGTCGAGTCCTCCGAGTTCATCGAACTCGGCGCGGAGCTCGGTATCGTCTTCCTGCTGTTTTTCCTCGGGCTTGAGTTCAATCTCGACCGGCTGCTGGACCGCTGGGAGCGCATCACCAGAGCGGGGACCATCGACCTCGCCATCAACTTCGGTGCCGGTCTCCTGCTCGGGTTCGCGCTGTTTCGCGACCCGCTCGCGGCCTTTCTGGTCGCCGGCATCGTCTACATCTCCTCGTCGGCCATCATCACGAAGTCGCTCATCGACCTCGGCTGGATCGCCAACGACGAGGCCGACCCGTTGCTCGGGACGCTCGTGTTCGAGGACCTGGTCATCGCTGTGTATCTCACGATAGCCGCCGCTCTCGTCGCCGGCGGGTCCGACGTGGGGGCCGCCGTGACCTCCGTCGGCGTCGCGCTCTCGTTCATCGTCGCGCTCCTGCTCCTGGCCCGCTACGGGACGCCGTGGTTCGAGCGGGCCCTGCAGACGAACTCGAATGAGTTCACAGTGATACGAGCCGTCGGCATCACGGTTCTCGTCTCCGGCATCGCCCTCGCTATCGGCGTCAGCGAAGCTGTCGCTGCCTTTTTCGTCGGGATGGCCTTCGCCTCGACCACCCACACGCATAAACTGGAGAACCTGTTGGAGCCTGTCCGCGACACGTTTGCGGCGGTGTTTTTCTTCTGGATCGGCGTCGAGACCGACCCCCGATTGTTCGCAAGCGTCGCGGGGCTGGTCGCCGCCGCTGTCGTCGTCACCACGCCGACGAAAATCCTGTCGGGCTATCTGGGCGGCCGCGCGTACGACCTCGACCCCCGTCGGTCGATACGCGTCGGCCTCGGCATGGTCACTCGCGGCGAGTTCTCTCTGATCATCGCCGCCGTCGCACTGACCGGCGCAGGCACGTCGCTGTCGTCCGAGCTAGCCAACGCCGTCTACTCCTTTACTGTCGCCTACGTGCTCGTGATGAGTATTCTCGGGACGATGCTGATGCAGTACTCTGCTCCCTTCGAGGACTTTGCAACGGCCCGCTTCGGGGCGGAGTAA
- a CDS encoding XapX domain-containing protein has product MNLSLVIVATMTGVATGVVFGLLDVPIPAPPNLAGVMGILGILVGYRLIEYFDVGVSLLSLLKV; this is encoded by the coding sequence ATGAATCTCTCACTCGTTATCGTCGCGACGATGACTGGCGTCGCAACCGGCGTCGTGTTCGGACTGCTTGACGTTCCCATTCCGGCCCCACCGAATCTCGCCGGTGTCATGGGTATCCTCGGAATCCTCGTCGGTTATCGCCTCATCGAGTACTTCGACGTCGGCGTCAGCCTGCTGTCGTTGCTGAAGGTCTGA
- a CDS encoding DUF2062 domain-containing protein yields MVRRRVAQTREQVKEKLVTALIEDHSPREVAMSFSVGVFLTALPTLGTGFIAFLVLAYLFRQLSKVALFASVLILNPPVKWGVYASSFWLGNRILGPIPGLSFDGVSMSMGGDVLVRLWTGNIILAIVFAAIGYVLAFRLINEYRRRQQEPAAVS; encoded by the coding sequence ATGGTTCGCCGACGAGTAGCGCAGACGCGGGAACAGGTCAAAGAGAAGCTGGTGACCGCGCTGATAGAGGACCACTCTCCGCGAGAGGTCGCGATGAGCTTCAGCGTCGGTGTGTTCCTCACCGCGCTACCGACGCTTGGCACTGGGTTCATCGCCTTTCTCGTCCTCGCGTACCTGTTCAGACAGCTCAGCAAGGTCGCGCTGTTTGCCTCGGTGCTGATACTCAATCCGCCAGTCAAGTGGGGCGTGTACGCGTCGAGCTTCTGGCTCGGCAACCGGATTCTGGGGCCGATACCCGGGCTGTCATTCGACGGTGTGTCGATGTCGATGGGCGGCGACGTGCTGGTCCGACTGTGGACGGGGAACATTATCCTGGCCATCGTGTTCGCTGCTATCGGGTACGTGCTGGCGTTCCGTCTGATAAACGAATACAGGCGGCGGCAGCAAGAGCCCGCCGCAGTTAGCTGA